A region of the Pantoea alfalfae genome:
CCTGCTCAAAGCTCAGTCGCGGCAGGCGCGGATGCAGTTTTGACGCGTCACCATAGCCGAGGTTAATCAGCAGGTTAACCTGATACTGACCGTCGGGGAAAAAGGCGTCATTGACTTTGGCCGGATCAAATCCGGACATCGGACCGGCATCCAGACCCAGCGAACGAGCCGCCAGAATCAGGTAGCCCGCCTGCAGGCTGCTGTTACGGAAAGCGGTCTCTTTTGCCACTTCCGGGCTGCCGGTAAACCAGCTGCGCGCATCAGCATGCGGGAACAGGGCGGGCAGCTGCTCATAGAACTCGCGGTCCCAGGCCACAATCACCGTGACCGGCGCGCTCATGGTTTTTTCCAGATTGCCGGAAGAGAGTGCCGGTTTCAGCTTCTCTTTGCCTTCCGCCGAGGTCACGAAAACAAATCGCGCAGGCGAGCAGTTCGCCGAGGTTGG
Encoded here:
- a CDS encoding malonic semialdehyde reductase translates to MSTPLDTAALDTLFNDARTHSYWQAKPVDNALLEQLYALTALGPTSANCSPARFVFVTSAEGKEKLKPALSSGNLEKTMSAPVTVIVAWDREFYEQLPALFPHADARSWFTGSPEVAKETAFRNSSLQAGYLILAARSLGLDAGPMSGFDPAKVNDAFFPDGQYQVNLLINLGYGDASKLHPRLPRLSFEQASRFA